The Klebsiella africana sequence GTATTAGGTGATGAGCTTCACTTTGGCCGGGCTGCCCGTAAACTCGAAATGATGCCTGCGTCACTGAGTCGCTTTATCAAACTACTGGAGGATGATTTGGGGATCAGGCTACTGAATCGATCGACACGCAACGTGTCGCTAACGCCTGAAGGCGCCGCCTTTTTAAATGAGGCCAAAACGGTCATTGCTGATTTCGATGCGCTACGGCAGCGATTCCGGAAAAATAGCCTGTTGCAGAAAAGAACGTTGCGGATCGGGGCTATCGACAGCGCAGCCAAAGGATTACTTCCTGAATTGCTTAATCTTTTCGTCAGGCGTTTTCCTGAAGCAGATATTCATCTTACGGAAGATAAATCTCACAAACTTATCCCCCGACTCATTTCAGGATGGCTGGATGTGGTTTTTGTGCGCCCGCCGGAACACATTGATGCCACGCTGACAACGCGTTTTATCGCCAATGAAACCTGCGTGCTCGCCGTGCCCGCTAACCACCGGCTGGTCAGTTATGATGAAGTCAGTATCGATGACTTTCGGCACGAGCCGGTTATCTTGCCGGAAAGACGCACCCGGCGTCACAGCCATGACCTGACAATGAATATTTTCAAGGAAGGTGGCAGCATGCCTGTTATCGCGCAGTATGCTGAAGAGAAGCAGACTATCCTGAGTTTTGTTGCCGCTGGACTCGGTATTGCTCTGGTGCCTGCGTCCTATAAAGACATGAATGCGGACGGCGTGAAATACCTTGCGCTCACGCCCAAAAAACATATCGAAGGCCTTCCCCTCAGCGCGATGTGGCATCAGGGAAATAACAATATCTATGTGCGATCCCTGCTGGAGATACTTTCCGACAACATCGACGAGCTGACCCGTGATTTGTGACGAACAAGATGATTGTTGCGCCAGGGCGGCAGCACGCGAGAATTTAGCTCGGTTGCTGCAGACTGTCGGCGTATTTGCGCGTTAAGCGAAACAGCGCTTGCACCTCCTCTTCCGGCCACTGCGCCAGCACCTGATTCATTAACCGCCGCCGCGCTAGCGCAATACTGTCGATCATCCGTTGTCCCTTGGCGCTAAGCGTCACTTCACTGATCCGTCGGTCATGACGGTTAGGTTGCTTACAGGCGAGTCCCTGGGCTTCCAGTTTTTTCACCTGGCGGCTGACGGTGGTGTAATCGCGCCCTAAATGATCCGCCAGCTCAACCACCCCTACCGGGCCATGGCGCCCTACCGCCACCAGCAGCGGAAACAGCATCTGTTCCAGCTGGACGCCGGCCGCCTGGAGGATCTGCTCGTCGCGCAGCGGCTGGTTCATCACGCTGATGATATCCAGCAGCGCGCCGTGAAAATCGGTAATGTCGTAGTCATTATGTGCATCTTGCATGTATTAATTTTCCGCGTATAGTGCTGCAAAACAATATGTGTATTTTACACATAATCCCCGACAGGAGATAATTTATGAAAGCAGCCGTGGTTTTTGACCTTGCAGAAGGCCCGGTTTGGGCCGATTTTATCGAGCCGCAGCCTGCGCCGGGCCAGACGCTCATTGACATCCGCGCCGCCGCGATGAGCCATGTGGTCAAGGCCCGGGCGTCTGGAAGCCATTACAGCTTCGATGGCAATCTGCCCTTTGTGCCCGGTATCGATGGCGTCGGCACATTACCCAATGGCCAGCGCGTCTACTTCGCCTTCCCCACCGCCCCCTTCGGCAGTATGGCGCAGCGGGCGCCGGTTGCCCTGCAGAATTGCCTGCCGGTGCCGGATGCGCTCGATGATGTTAGCGCGGCGGCGATGGCCAATCCCGGCATGTCCGCATGGGCATCGCTGGTGACACGCGCCCAGCTCCAGGCCGGTGAAACGGTGCTGATTAACGGCGCCACCGGCAGCGCCGGTCAACTGGCGGTGCAGATTGCCCGCTATCTGGGGACAAAAAAAATCATTGCGACCGGGCGTAATGCGCAGGCGCTGGCGGCGCTGGACGCCGATGTGTGCATTCAGTTAAACGCTGATGATAAAACAGTGACTGAACAGTTTTCAGTGGCCAGCGCCGCACAGATTGATGTGGTTATCGATTATCTGTGGGGGCGCAGCGCGGAATTGTTATTGCCGGCGCTGGCGAAATATACCCCTGCCGGCAGTCCGGTGCGCTATGTGCAGGTGGGATCCCTGGCTGGCGCCGATATCGCGTTAAATGGCGCAGTGCTGCGTTCCGCCCCACTCCTGCTGATGGGCAGCGGTATCGGTAGCCTGACGATGCCGCAACTGCTGGCGGCGACGGGTGAAATGCTGCAGGCGGCGGTGCCGGGTAAATTGACCATCGCCACTACCCCGCGGCCGCTGCAGGAGATCGCGGCGGCCTGGCCGCAGGACGACAGCCAGAAGCGCACGGTCTTTACCCTCGGATAAAAAAATCGCTTCCGCACAAAAGATGGGGTTGATATCTTAAATGAGAAATATTATCTTTCTCATTACTGAATAGTTGAGTAAATAACTCAGGTATTCAGTACGACATTGCTCACATTGCTTCCAGTATTTTTGCCCGCACGTGTGCGGGCTTTTTTTTACTCGCAACACACCTCACGCACCAGCTGCCGCCGCCAGCGGTGGCCCGGCGCCTGCTCCAGACGACATACGGCGCGGCATCGTTCTCCGTCACGCAGCGAGAGAACGCTCGCTGGTCATCACCCCGACCACGCGGTCGCGGTACAGAGCCTGCAGAGGGATCGGTGGTCCCCTATTTTTCATTACACCAATTTCCAGAACGGCGTCCTCCTCGCGCAGAAGGAGGGCATCTTTTATGCCAAAAGCCACGAAGCGCTGGGTTAACCCTCGCGCCTGTCACTTCGCAGCGCGGCCTGTCTCCGGCCTCTTTCAGCCGCCCTTTCGCTCCAATACCACCCTTTTCGTTCAAAATTTGTGAATTATGTAAATTGCGATGAAGAAATAAGTTTAAACGTCAACTTTTCTATGTAAATATTAAGAAGAATGATAACTATTCTTTTTATCATTTATGAAGTCACACCGGGTCAGCGCAAGCCAGACGACGAATAACGTCGCTTTTGCGCGGTGTGAGATGTGCTAATAACTAAAAATAAGCCTGCATTTATCATGGAAAAAAACGCTTCTCTGCCTTTCGGCAGTTTCAACTCATTGGCATTGTTTACGGGTCTGTGTCTGGGTGCCTCACCGGCAACGGGCATCGCAGCGGAAAAATCGGTCAAAAATAGTGAAGAGACGCTGGTGGTGGAAGCCAGCCCACCTTCACTTTATTCTCCCGGCGCCTCTGCCGATCCGAAATTCAATAAACCGCTGGTCGATACCACCCGCACCATCACCGTGATCCCGGAACAGGTGATTAAAGATCAGGGCGTCACCAACCTGACTGACGCCCTCAAAAACGTCCCCGGCGTCGGGGCGTTTTATGCCGGGGAGAATGGCAGCTCAACCACCGGAGATGCCATCTACATGCGCGGCGTGGATACCTCTAACAGCATCTATGTGGACGGCATTCGCGACATCGGCAGCGTGACGCGCGATACCTTCAATACCCAGCAGGTGGAAGTCATCAAAGGGCCCGCCGGCACGGACTATGGCCGCAGCGCGCCCTCCGGCTCGATCAATATGATCAGCAAGCAGCCGCGCCTTGACTCCGGGATCGACGGTTCAGCCAGCATCGGCAGCGCCTGGTCGCGCCGGGGCACTCTCGACCTTAACCAGGCGTTTAGCGATAACGCTGCGTTCCGTCTGAACCTGATGGGGGAAAAAACCCATGACGCCGGTCGGGACCGCATTGAAAACGAACGCTATGGCATCGCACCGTCGCTGGCCTTCGGACTCGATACCCCAACTCGTCTGTATCTGAACTATCTGCACGTCCGGCAGAACAACACCCCGGATGGCGGGATCCCCACCGTCGGCCTGCCGGGCTATTCGGCGCCTTCGCCGAAATATGCCGCGCTCAACTCCGCCGGCAAGGTCGATACCAACAATTTCTATGGCACCGACTCCGATTATGATAAATCCACCACCGACAGCGGCACCCTGCGCTTCGAACATGATCTGACGGACAATACCACCGTGCGCAATACCACCCGTTGGTCGCGGGTGAAACAGGAGTATCTTCTGACCGCGGTGATGGGCGGCGCGAGCAATATCACCGCTCCTGATATCAATGACGTCAACACCTGGAGCTGGTCGCGTCTGGTTAATACCAAAGATGTCAGCAACCGCATTCTGACCAACCAGACCAATATCACCTCGACGTTCAATACCGGCTCGATAGGCCATGACATCAGCGCTGGCGTGGAGTTCACCCGGGAAAACCAGACCAACTATGGCGTTAACGCCCTGACCGCGCCGGCGGTGAATCTCTACCATCCGGTGAGTCACCTGTCGATTGGCGGGCTGGACAGAAACGGGGCGAACGCCAACGGCCAGACCGATACCTTCGGGATTTATGCCTTCGATACGCTGGCGCTGACCGAGCGGATTGAGGTCAACGGCGGACTGCGTCTCGACAATTACCATACCAAATATGACAGCGCCACCGCCTGCGGCGGTAGCGGACGCGGGGCTATCGCCTGCCCGCCTGGCCAGTCGACCGGCAGCCCGGTCACCACCGTCGACACCGCCAAATCCGGCAATCTGGTTAACTGGAAAGCCGGGGCGCTGTACCACTTAACCGAGCAGGGCAATGTCTACGTCAACTACGCTATCTCACAGCAGCCGCCGGGGGGCAGCAGCTTCGCCCTGGCCGCCAGCGGCAGCGGCAACAGCGCTAACCGCACCGACTTTAAGCCGCAGAAGGCAAAATCCAGCGAGCTGGGCACCAAGTGGCAAATCTTCGACAAACGTCTGCTGCTCAGCGCGGCGTTATTCCGTACGGATATTGAAAACGAAGTGGCCGCCAACGATGACGGGACCTGGTCGCAGTATGGCAAAAAGCGCGTGGAGGGGTATGAGCTCTCCGCGACCGGAAACCTGACCGCGGACTGGACGATCATCGCGGGCTACACTCAGCAGCATGCGACAGTGACAGAGGGGCAGAATGTGGCGCAGGATGGATCTTCCGCCCTGGCCTACACCCCGAAACATGCCTTTACGCTATGGACGCAGTATCAAGCCACCAGCGATCTGTCCGTCGGCGGCGGTGTGCGCTATGTCGGGAGCCTGCGCCGGGGCAGCGATGGCGCGGTCGGTACCCCGGATCACACCGAGGGCTACTGGGTCGCCGATGCCAAACTGGGCTATCGGGTCAACAGCAACCTCGATCTGCAGCTCAATATGTACAACCTGTTTGATACCGATTACGTGGCCTCCATCAACAAGAGCGGCTATCGCTATCATCCGGGCGAGCCCCGTACCTTTATGCTGACGGCGAACGTCCATTTCTGAGTTTGTGCGTGGGGCCGTTGCGCCCCACCTTTTAGAGAGAACACCGCAATGATGTATCACATTCCTGACGTGCTATCGACAGACCAGGTGGCGGAATTTACCCGACAGCTGGCGCAGGCCGAGTGGGTCGACGGGCGGGTTACGGTCGGCAGCCAGGGGGCGGCCGTCAAACAGAACCAGCAGATCGATACCCGAACGCCGCTGTATGCCCAGCTGCAGACCGCTGTGCTCGACGCGCTGCGCGGCCATCCGCAGTTTTTTTCCGCCGCGCTGCCGCGGACGATTTCCGCACCGTTGTTTAATCGCTATGGGCCAGGTGAGACCTATGGTTTTCATGTCGATGGCGCCGTTCGCCAGATCGGCGAGGCGGGCTGGATGCGCACTGACCTGTCGGCAACGCTATTTCTTTGCGATCCGGAGAGCTATGAGGGCGGTGAACTGGTGATGGAAGACACCTATGGCCAGCACCGGGTGAAACTCCCGGCCGGGCATCTGGTGCTCTATCCCGCCAGCAGCCTGCACTGCGTCACCCCGGTCACCCGCGGCGTACGTCAGGCCTCTTTTCTGTGGATCCAGTCGATGGTCCGCGACGATAAACAGCGCGCGATGCTCTACGACCTGGACCGTACCATCCAGTCTCTGAAGGCCCGCTTTGGCGACGGAGAAGAGGTCCTCTCCCTGCTCAATATGTATCACAACCTGCTGCGCCAGTGGACGGAAGTATGATCCGCTGATCGCAAGCAGGGAGGACGAGGCAATAGACTGGCCGTCCGCTGGCCAGTTTTCAACAGAGATTAAAACCGATAGCCTGCGGAGAACATAAACACCCACGGATCCAGGCGGGTGCTGACTTTCTGGTCCACGCCGCCGGCTTTGAATTTCACATCGGTATCGATATCCATGTACCACACCGACATATTCAGCAGCCAGTCGCGGTTAATCAGATAATCGAGGCCAACCTGCCCCGCCGCGCCCCAGGAGTCTTTGAGGCTCAGATCGGAAAGCCCGGCCGCCTTACCGGTGTCGTTAAAGTCTTCATTAAAGAAGGTGGTGTAGTTGATACCGGCCCCCACGTACGGGCGCACCTTGCTTTGCGCATCGCCAAAGTACCACTGCGCCATCAGGGTGGGTGGCAGCTGATGAACGGTGGCGATGGTCCCGGTTGGCCCGGTGCCGACCTTATGACGGAACGGCGTTGCCGCCAGTAATTCCACGCCAATGTTATCGGTCGCCATATAGGTAAAGGTTAAACCCAGCTGGGTGTTGTTACTGACGTTGAAACTGCCAAGGCTACCCAGCACATTGTCAGAGCCCTCCGTCGGACGGACGGTAGCGGTCCCGGCACGAATGAAAAATTCACCCGCCTCATGCGCCCAGACGCTGCCGGTAGAAAGCGTGCCAAGAATCAATGCCGCCGCTGCTAACTTCTTCATATCCACTTCCTCATTATGGTTTTTCAGCGCGGCCAAATATACCTATAACGAGTTACGTTTGATCTGTTTTAGATCACACTAAATCCTTAGATTTAACATTTATTGATCCAGATTAATTTTTGCAACCGATCGCAATGTGCTGATTCCTTTTCACATCAATTTTCACTATTCGAACAAAAAATTATTTCTGCCCCTCTTGCCGCCGCTGAGGCGGCTGGATAAGTTAACTGCCGACAATCTGTGTTGATGCGTTTTTTTCAGGTGTAATTATGAGTGAAATCAACCCGTGCATGACGTGCGGTGCCTGTTGTGCGTATTTTCGAGTCTCTTTCTACTGGGCGGAAGCCGACGACGCGGGTGGCCTGGTCCCCTCTGCGCTGACCGAGCCGCTGACCCCCTTCCTGCGCTGCATGAGCGGCACTAACCAACGCCAGAGCCGCTGCGCAGCGTTGTCTGGCAACATTGGTGAGGCCGTCCACTGCACTATCTATGAAAACCGGCCCTCACCGTGCCGCGAATTCGCCATGTCCGGGGAAAATGGCGAGGAAAACGATGCCTGCAACCGGGCACGGGCGCGCTACGGCCTGCCACCATTGCGGCCTCTTTACAAAGATATACCTGCCCTGACCGGCGCAGAGAGTGCTACGACGCAACGATTTGCGGTACAATCGCCGGCTAGTTAACACCTGCGACACTCAAGGAGAATGCATGTCTATCACGGCGAAGTCCGTCTACCGTGACACCGGGAATTTTTTTCGTAATCAGTTCATTACCATTTTGCTGATTGCGCTGTTGTGCGCGTTCATCACGGTAGTACTTGGCCATGCCTTTTCACCCAGCGACGAGCAGCTGTCGATCCTCAGCGAAGGGGATAACCTCGCCGGTAGCGCCGGCCTGTTCGAGCTGGTGCAGAACATGACGCCGGAGCAGCAGCAGGTTCTGCTGCGCGCCTCGGCGGCATCGACCTTTTCAGGTCTGGTGGGTAATGCGATCCTTGTCGGCGGCATCCTGCTGCTGATCCAGCTGGTCTCTGCCGGTCATCGTGTCAGCGCCCTGCGTGCCATCGGCGCCTCGGCGCCGGTGCTGCCGAAGCTGCTGCTGCTGATCCTGTTCACCACCTTCCTGGTGCAAATGGGGATGATGTTAGTGCTGGTGCCCGGCGTGCTGCTGGCCATCGTGCTGGCCTTTGCGCCGATCATGCTGGTACAGGACAAAATGGGCATCCTCAGCGCCATGCGCAGCAGCATGCGCCTGGCGTGGGCCAACCTGCGGCTGGTGGCGCCAGCCATTATTGGCTGGCTGGCGGCAAAAACCCTGCTGTTACTGCTCGCTTCCAGTTTTGCCGTCCTGACGCCGAATGTAGGGGCAGTGGTCATCAACACCATCAGCAACCTGATTTCCGCCCTGTTGCTGATCTATTTATTCCGCGTATATATGCTTATCCGCAGCTAATTTTAACCAGGATCGGGGGCATCCCCGGTCCGTCCTGAAAGACGGGATCGATGTATGAAGCAGTTTCTGGATTTTTTACCGCTGGTGGTCTTCTTTGCCTTCTATAAGCTTTACGATATCTATGCCGCCACCACGGCGCTGATTGTGGCGACCGCCATCGTGCTGATCTACAGCTGGGTGCGCTATCGTAAAGTCGAAAAAATGGCGCTGGTCACCTTTGTGCTGGTGGCCGTCTTTGGCGGGTTAACCATCTTCTTCCACAATGATGAGTTTATTAAATGGAAGGTGACGGTGATTTATGCCCTGTTCGCCGGCGCGCTGCTGTTCAGCCAGTGGGTGATGAAAAAGCCGCTGATCCAGCGCATGCTGGGCAAAGAGCTGACCCTGCCGCAGCAGGTCTGGTCGCGGCTTAACCTGGCCTGGGCAGTATTCTTTATCCTCTGTGGGCTGGCCAATATCTATATCGCGTTCTGGCTGCCGCAAAATATCTGGGTCAACTTCAAGGTCTTTGGCTTAACCGCCCTCACGCTGGTCTTTACGCTGCTGAGCGGGATCTACATCTACCGTCATATGCCCCAGGACGACCACCACTAATTGCTCCGCCGGCGCGCCAACGCGCGCCGCGCTCACCCCGGACGATCTCACTGCGCTGGCAACCGTTCCCTGCAATCACAACTTCCGCACATAACCTGACAGCGTTTCCGCCACAATACGCAAGTTCCCTACATGATTTCTCTCAACAGCATAAAAAATTGCGGTAATTGTGAGGATTTTATGGAGATTCATTTCCTTACATTGTAATGATAATGGTTATCATTAATATTCTCGATCTCATTTTATTGGCTTTGAAAAGGATATTTATATGAGATCGCTGCAATATTATGCTCCAACGACCCTGGCGCTGGTCATATCCAGTCTGCTCGTCCCGAACGCCTTTGCTGAAGAGTCAGAACAAGATACCGAAACGATGATTGTGCGCAGTACGGCGGAAGAGGCGCTTAAGCAACAGCCCGGGGTGTCGATTATCACGGCAGAGGATATTGCTAAGCAGCCGCCGGTCAACGATCTCTCAGACATCATCCGTAAAATGCCCGGGGTGAATTTGACCGGCAACAGCGCCAGCGGCAGTCGGGGCAACAACCGCCAGATTGATATTCGCGGCATGGGGCCGGAGAACACCCTGATCCTGATAGATGGGGTACCGGTCACGTCACGTAACGCGGTTCGCTATAGCTGGCGCGGCGAACGCGATACCCGGGGCGACAGCAACTGGGTACCTGCCGAAATGGTCGAGCGAATTGAAGTTCTCCGCGGTCCGGCTGCCGCACGCTATGGTTCCGGCGCGGCGGGGGGAGTGGTCAACATCATTACCAAACGCCCGACCAACAACTGGCACGGTTCGCTCTCTTTCTTCACCAATCAGCCGGAAAACAACAAGGAAGGCACGACTAATCGCGCTAATTTCAATCTCAGCGGCCCACTGGCCGGCGAGGCGCTGACCATGCGCCTGTATGGCAATATCAATAAAACGGAACCCGACGCCTGGGACATTAACCATGCGCAAAACGGCTCTTACGCTGCGGGACGTGAAGGGGTCCGCAATAAAGACATTAACGCCCTACTGTCATGGAAAATGACCCCGCAACAAATTCTCGATTTCAGCTACGCCTACAGCCGTCAGGGGAATATCTATGCCGGTGATACTCAATACAGCAACGGCAATCTTAGCCCGAACGGGCTGGTAGACTCCCTGTACGGCCACGAAACTAATCGCCTCTATCGCCAGTCCTGGGGACTGACCTACAACGGTCTATGGGATTGGGGTCAGTCCAAAGCCGGTGTTTACTACGAGAAAACCAACAATACCCGACTGCAGGAAGGCTCTACCGGCCGCGTCGAAGGTATGATCAACAGTGAAGATTATGCCACCAGCCGTCTGGAATCCTGGCGTACTACCTCGGAATTCAATGTGCCTTTTTACTGGCTGGCAGACCAGACGCTGACGCTGGGAATGGAATGGAATCATGATAAGCTCGACGACCCGGCATCGATGCAGGCCACTAACAGCAACGGCGAGACTATCCCCGGAACGTCGGGCGATCCTGCGCAACGGAGTACCAAAAACAGCGCCACTCTCACCGGGATCTATCTGGAGGATAATATCGAAGCCGTACCCGGCACCAACCTGATCCCCGGCATTCGCTTTGATTATCATAATCAGTTTGGTAGCAACTGGAGTCCAAGCCTCAACGTGTCTCAAGCGCTGGGCGATATGTTCACGCTGAAGGCCGGTATCGCGCGCGTGTTTAAAGCGCCTAACCTCTATCAATCTAGTGAGGGCTATTTGCTCTCCACCCGCGGCAACGGTTGTCCGAACACGATCGCCGAAGGCAGCTGCTATCTGCTGGGCAACCCTGACCTCGATCCGGAAATCAGTATTAACAAAGAGATCGGTATCGAATTTAACCTTAATGGTTACGCAGCCGGAGTCACCTGGTTTCGCAACGATTACAAAAACAAAATCGTCTCCGGAACCGAGGTGCTGGGCTATACCTCCAGCGGCAATAATATTCTGCAGTGGCAGAACGGCGGCAAAGCCGTGGTCGAGGGGCTGGAAGGAAATCTGCTGATCCCGGTGCTGGCTGATATCCTCAGCTGGCGGACCAATGCCACCTGGATGCTCAAATCTGAAAGTAAAGAGACAGGCAACCCGCTGTCGGTCATCCCGAAATATACCGTTAACACGATGCTCGACTGGCAGGTAAACGACGCCCTGTCTGCGAATGTTAACTGGACGCTTTATGGCCGTCAGAAGCCGCGTCAGTATGCGGAGATCCGCAACGAAACCGGAACCCTTGCCACCACCGAGGTTGGCGCCTATTCCATCGTGGGTATTGGTACTCAGTATCAGCTAAACCGGGATATTCGCCTGAACGCCGGAATAAGTAATCTATTTGATAAGCAACTGTATCGCGAAAATGCCGGCGCCTCGACCTACAATGAGCCTGGCCGCGCGTATTACGCCGGAGTGACCCTCTCCTTCTGAACCACCGCGCCCGCGCCAGCGGGCGTATTCCCCTATTCTCACTGAGCTATTTTCATAGTAGCATCCCGCTGATCGTCTTTGACCACAACAGAGTAGAGCATGACAACAACAGATCTCGCCCCAAAGGGCGAAATGGTTTTACGTACTCTTGCCATGCCGGCGGATACGAATGCCAATGGGGATATTTTTGGCGGCTGGCTGATGTCGCAGATGGATATTGGCGGCGCCATTATGGCCAAAGAGATCGCCCAAGGTCGCGTGGTGACCGTACGGGTGGATGGGATGACCTTTTTACGCCCGGTCGCCGTTGGCGACGTGGTGTGCTGCTACGCCCGCTGTGTGAAGCGCGGAAACACCTCGGTAACTATTAACATCGAAGTGTGGGTGAAAAAAGTCTCTTCAGAACCGATTGGCCAACGCTACAAGGCGACGGAAGCGCTGTTTATCTACGTTGCCGTTGATAATCAGGGAAAACCACGTCCTCTGCCAGCGGAATAAGAAGGTGCCCGGCTTGCCGGGCACCTGACTTACAGAAAGCCCAGCAGCGAAAAAAAGAAGTAACCGATGACAATCACGATCACCGGCAGCACGTACAGTGGGAAATACTGCACCAGGATAGTATGGCGCGGAACCACAATGCGTTCGGCGAGCTGCTCGCGGGTTAACCCATCTACGCCTTTGGCCTGCTCAAGGATCAGCTGGTCCTCAATCCCCTCGCGGAGAAATTTCGCCTGCCGCGCCATCCGCGCGCCGGAAGCCTGCAGGGCCATGCCGACGAACACCAGAATGAAGATGATCCAGAAGCCGATGTTCAGGCTATGGTGAAAATCCGGCAGCGGTGAGTTGTACCAGAAAAAGTTCAGGAACGGCGTGTTAAAGCGCATCATCTCAATCATCACGTGCGCAAAATCCATCATTACCGCATCAATGCCGGGTTTCTTTTCACTGTGCTCATACATAAATTTGAGCACAGAAATCAGCGTCGACAGCACGGCGGGAATAAAGATAACCCATCCTAAAATGCGTTTAATAACCGCTATGCGTCCAGCTTGTTGGTACGTCATGAGTTCCCCTTGTTAAAGACGCGTTGGTGGTTCGCCTGCTGCCAGTTGCGTGGCGCTGGCTTCCCTCGCTCCCCCGAGTATGTCGAGTATAAGTCTATCTGCCACGGCGAATTTCGCCCAATAATGCGCGGTATGATATACCATGATTGCCGATTCGTTTATCTGATTACGCAACAGGAGAAGGACATATGTCAGCGAAGCGCCGCATTGAGGCCGCGATATTTGATATGGACGGGTTGCTGATTGACTCGGAGCCGCTCTGGGATCAGGCGGAAGTCGAGGTCATGGAAAGTCTGGGGGTGGATACCCGTCGCCGCGATGAATTGCCCGACCTGCTCGGTCTGCGAATCGACCTGGTGGTGGATCTGTGGTACACGCAGCAGCCGTGGCACGGCGTAGATCGGGCGGAAGCTACCGCGCGCATTATCCGTCGCGCCATCGAGCTGGTGGAAGCTTCCCGTCCGCTGCTGCCGGGCGTGCGCGAAGCGGTGGCCCTGTGTAAAGCTCAGGGTTTGAAGGTGGGCCTGGCCTCGGCCTCGCCGCTGATGATGCTGGAAAAAGTGCTCGCTATGTTTGAACTGCGCGACCAGTTTGATGCGCTCGCCTCTGCGGAGCATTTACCCTGGAGCAAACCGCACCCGCAGGTTTACCTCAACTGCGCCGCTGCCCTGGGAGTCGACCCGCAGCGCTGCGTCGCGCTGGAAGATTCTGTCAACGGCATGATCGCCAGCAAAGCCGCGCGCATGCGGGCTATCGTGGTGCCGGAAGCGGAGAATAGCCGCGACCCGCGCTTTGTGCTGGCGGACGTCAAGCTCCCGTCACTGCTGGCCCTCACTGCAGAGAACTTGCTCGGCTAAGACCACTGGCGGGTGCAACAATCGCTGTCACGCCGCCAGAACTTAAATCAAAACACAGTTTCATTTTAATTGTAATTTTGTTTCTCTGCCTCTATGCTGGGGACAGGTGGCGTCATGGTACGCCTGAAGATCAGCTGACAGAGGTGAATATGATACTGAACGCCTTCGACCTGACGGGTAAGGTCGCCATCGTGACCGGTTGCGATACCGGCCTGGGACAGGGAATGACGCTGGGCCTGGCGCAGGCCGGGTGCGATATCGTCGGCATTAACCGCAAGATCCCCCATGATACGGCCGAACAGGTTCAGGCGCTGGGACGTCGGTTTCATGCCATACAGGCGGATCTCAGCCATCAGAGTGATATGACTGCCCTGGTTGACCAGGCCGTGGCGGCGATGGGTCGGGTCGATATTCTGGTCAACAACGCGGGAACTATTCGTCGCCATGATGCCCTGAATTTCCCGGAAAGCGACTGGGATGCGGTGATTGACCTGAATCTTAAAGCCGTGTTTTTCCTTAGCCAGGCGGTCGCCAGACAGTTTATTCATCAGGGCGACGGCGGGAAAATCATCAACATTGCCTCGGTGCTCTCGTTTCAGGGCGGTATTCGCGTGCCCTCCTACACCGCCTCGAAAAGCGGCCTGCTCGGCCTCA is a genomic window containing:
- the hxpB gene encoding hexitol phosphatase HxpB, whose product is MSAKRRIEAAIFDMDGLLIDSEPLWDQAEVEVMESLGVDTRRRDELPDLLGLRIDLVVDLWYTQQPWHGVDRAEATARIIRRAIELVEASRPLLPGVREAVALCKAQGLKVGLASASPLMMLEKVLAMFELRDQFDALASAEHLPWSKPHPQVYLNCAAALGVDPQRCVALEDSVNGMIASKAARMRAIVVPEAENSRDPRFVLADVKLPSLLALTAENLLG
- the kduD gene encoding 2-dehydro-3-deoxy-D-gluconate 5-dehydrogenase KduD — protein: MILNAFDLTGKVAIVTGCDTGLGQGMTLGLAQAGCDIVGINRKIPHDTAEQVQALGRRFHAIQADLSHQSDMTALVDQAVAAMGRVDILVNNAGTIRRHDALNFPESDWDAVIDLNLKAVFFLSQAVARQFIHQGDGGKIINIASVLSFQGGIRVPSYTASKSGLLGLTRLLANEWASQGINVNAIAPGYMATNNTQPLREDEERNQAILERIPAGRWGVPGDLQGPVVFLASSAADYVNGYTLAVDGGWLAR